A genomic region of Lagenorhynchus albirostris chromosome 18, mLagAlb1.1, whole genome shotgun sequence contains the following coding sequences:
- the KCTD12 gene encoding BTB/POZ domain-containing protein KCTD12: protein MALADSTRGLPNGGGGGGSGSSSSSAEPPLFPDIVELNVGGQVYVTRRCTVVSVPDSLLWRMFTQQQPQELARDSKGRFFLDRDGFLFRYILDYLRDLQLVLPDYFPERSRLQREAEYFELPELVRRLGEPQQPGPGPPPPHSRRGVQKEGSLGDELLPLGYAEPEQQEGASAGAPSPTLEVASRSPSGGAAGPLLTPSQSLDGSRRSGYITIGYRGSYTIGRDAQADAKFRRVARITVCGKTSLAKEVFGDTLNESRDPDRPPERYTSRYYLKFNFLEQAFDKLSESGFHMVACSSTGTCAFASSTDQNEDKIWTSYTEYVFCRE from the coding sequence ATGGCTCTGGCGGACAGCACTCGTGGACTACCCAACGGgggtggtggcggcggcagcggctCCTCGTCGTCTTCGGCTGAGCCGCCCCTCTTTCCCGACATCGTGGAGCTGAACGTGGGGGGCCAGGTGTATGTGACCCGGCGCTGCACGGTGGTATCGGTTCCCGACTCGTTGCTCTGGCGCATGTTCACGCAGCAGCAGCCGCAGGAGCTGGCCCGGGACAGCAAAGGCCGCTTCTTTCTAGACCGAGACGGCTTCCTCTTCCGCTACATCTTGGATTACCTGCGGGACTTGCAGCTCGTGCTGCCTGACTACTTCCCCGAGCGCAGCCGGCTGCAGCGCGAGGCCGAGTACTTCGAGCTGCCGGAGCTCGTGCGTCGCCTCGGGGAGCCCCAGCAGCCCGGccccgggccgccgccgccgcactCGCGGCGCGGGGTGCAGAAGGAGGGCTCGCTGGGCGACGAGCTGCTGCCGCTCGGCTACGCGGAGCCTGAGCAGCAGGAGGGCGCCTCGGCTGGGGCGCCGTCGCCCACCCTGGAGGTGGCTAGCCGCAGCCCGTCGGGGGGCGCGGCCGGCCCGCTGCTCACGCCGTCCCAGTCGTTGGACGGCAGCCGACGCTCGGGCTACATCACCATCGGCTACCGCGGCTCCTACACCATCGGGCGGGACGCGCAGGCGGACGCCAAGTTCCGGCGAGTGGCGCGCATCACCGTGTGCGGCAAGACATCGCTGGCCAAGGAGGTGTTCGGGGACACCCTGAACGAGAGCCGGGACCCCGACCGGCCTCCGGAGCGCTACACCTCGCGCTATTACCTCAAGTTCAACTTCCTGGAGCAGGCCTTCGACAAGCTGTCCGAGTCGGGCTTCCACATGGTGGCGTGCAGTTCCACGGGCACCTGCGCCTTCGCCAGCAGCACCGATCAGAACGAGGACAAGATCTGGACCAGCTACACCGAGTACGTCTTCTGCAGGGAGTGA